A genomic segment from Glycine soja cultivar W05 chromosome 20, ASM419377v2, whole genome shotgun sequence encodes:
- the LOC114401276 gene encoding 3-ketoacyl-CoA synthase 11-like, with protein sequence MADQTPGSGTVSVEASSQERRKLPNFLLSVRLKYVKLGYHYLISNAMYLLLIPLLGVASAYLSTISYQDVVQLWENLKFNLVSVTLCSSLIVFLVTFYFMSRPRGVYLVDFACYKPEPECTCTREIFMNRSVETGVFSEENLAFQKKILERSGLGQKTYLPPAILSVPSNPCMAEARKEAEQVMFGAIDQLLEKTGVKAKDIGILVVNCSLFNPTPSLSAMIVNHYKLRGNIQSYNLGGMGCSAGLISIDLAKQLLQVHPNSYALVVSMENITLNWYFGNNRSMLVSNCLFRMGGAAVLLSNKSSDRRRAKYQLIHTVRTHKGADDKSYGCVFQEEDEKKTIGVALSKDLMAVAGEALKTNITTLGPLVLPMSEQLLFFATLVARKVFKMKIKPYIPDFKLAFEHFCIHAGGRAVLDELEKNLELSDWHMEPSRMTLNRFGNTSSSSLWYELAYTEAKGRIRKGDRTWQIAFGSGFKCNSAVWRALRTINPAKEKNPWMDEIHEFPVHVPKVATIGS encoded by the exons ATGGCAGATCAAACCCCGGGTTCAGGAACCGTTTCTGTTGAAGCTTCTTCacaagaaagaaggaaacttcCAAACTTTCTCTTGTCTGTGAGACTTAAGTATGTGAAGCTTGGTTACCACTACTTGATCTCCAATGCTATGTACCTTTTGCTCATACCCCTTCTTGGTGTAGCTTCTGCTTATCTATCAACAATCTCTTACCAAGATGTTGTTCAGCTATGGGAAAATCTCAAGTTCAATCTCGTCTCAGTGACTCTATGTTCCAGTCTTATAGTATTCCTTGTCACCTTTTACTTTATGAGCCGTCCAAGGGGTGTTTACTTGGTGGATTTTGCGTGTTACAAGCCAGAGCCAGAGTGCACTTGCACGAGGGAGATTTTCATGAACAGGTCTGTGGAAACTGGTGTGTTTTCAGAGGAGAACTTGGCCTTTCAGAAGAAGATACTTGAGAGGTCTGGTTTGGGGCAAAAGACTTACTTGCCCCCAGCAATATTGAGTGTCCCTTCAAACCCTTGTATGGCTGAAGCAAGGAAAGAAGCTGAGCAAGTGATGTTTGGAGCCATTGACCAGCTTCTGGAGAAAACTGGGGTCAAGGCTAAGGATATTGGGATTTTGGTAGTGAATTGCAGCTTGTTCAATCCCACACCTTCTCTCTCTGCAATGATTGTGAACCACTACAAGCTAAGAGGGAATATCCAAAGTTATAATCTTGGTGGCATGGGTTGCAGTGCTGGACTAATCTCTATAGACCTTGCCAAACAGCTCCTCCAG GTTCATCCAAACTCTTATGCCTTAGTGGTGAGCATGGAGAACATCACTCTCAACTGGTATTTTGGCAACAACAGATCAATGCTAGTCTCAAATTGTCTATTCAGAATGGGTGGAGCTGCAGTCCTCCTCTCCAACAAGTCTTCTGATCGCAGAAGAGCCAAATACCAACTGATCCATACAGTTCGTACTcacaagggtgcagatgacAAATCATATGGTTGTGTCTTccaagaagaagatgagaagAAAACAATTGGTGTGGCACTCTCAAAGGACTTAATGGCTGTTGCGGGAGAAGCCCTCAAGACCAACATCACAACACTTGGCCCATTAGTCCTTCCCATGTCAGAGCAGCTTCTTTTTTTTGCAACTTTGGTGGCTAGAAAAGTGttcaagatgaaaataaagCCATACATCCCTGACTTTAAGCTAGCTTTTGAGCACTTTTGCATCCATGCTGGAGGAAGAGCAGTGTTGGATGAGTTGGAGAAGAATCTAGAGCTCTCTGATTGGCACATGGAGCCTTCAAGAATGACACTAAACAGGTTCGGCAATACTTCTAGCAGTTCCTTGTGGTATGAATTGGCCTACACTGAAGCTAAAGGAAGGATCAGAAAGGGTGACAGGACTTGGCAGATTGCATTTGGTTCAGGGTTCAAGTGCAACAGTGCTGTGTGGCGTGCATTGAGGACCATTAATCCAGCAAAGGAGAAAAATCCTTGGATGGATGAGATTCACGAGTTTCCTGTTCATGTGCCCAAAGTGGCAACCATTGGTTCCTAA
- the LOC114401406 gene encoding protein EXORDIUM-like 5, producing the protein MLSLFPNLFLFLSLLIGLCNCRVQTLNTNPTHFNPQVPPLRTLSSSKRFEGSSEFVKLKYHMGPVLSSPINIYLIWYGKWPQSQKLLIKDFLNSISDHRAAPSPSVSDWWRTVSLYTDQTGANISRSVSIAGEYSDLRYSHGTHLTRLSVQEVIATAVQAKPFPVDHRNGIYLILTAEDVTMEDFCRAVCGFHYFTFPSKVGYTLPYAWVGNSGKQCPEVCAYPFAVPGYMGGGGPGHLTPPNGDVGVDGMVSVIGHELAELSSNPLVNAWYAGEDPTAPTEIGDLCEGLYGTGGGGGYIGSVMKDGEGRTFNLNGRNGRKFLVQWIWSPVLKACAGPNALD; encoded by the coding sequence ATGTTGTCATTATTCCCTAACTTGTTCCTCTTCCTATCACTGTTAATTGGTCTATGCAATTGCAGGGTGcaaaccctaaacactaaccCAACTCACTTCAACCCACAGGTCCCACCCCTCCGAACCCTCTCGTCCTCGAAGCGCTTCGAGGGGTCCTCGGAGTTCGTCAAGCTGAAATACCACATGGGGCCTGTGCTTTCATCTCCGATCAATATCTACCTCATCTGGTACGGCAAGTGGCCCCAATCCCAGAAGCTCCTCATCAAGGACTTCCTCAACTCAATCTCCGACCACCGCGCCGCCCCCTCCCCCTCCGTCTCCGACTGGTGGCGCACCGTCTCCCTCTACACCGACCAGACCGGCGCCAACATCTCCCGCTCCGTCTCCATCGCCGGCGAGTACTCCGACCTCCGCTACTCCCACGGCACCCACCTCACGCGCCTCTCCGTGCAGGAGGTCATTGCCACCGCCGTCCAGGCCAAGCCCTTCCCCGTCGACCACCGCAACGGGATCTACCTTATCCTCACCGCCGAAGACGTCACCATGGAAGACTTCTGCCGCGCCGTCTGCGGCTTCCACTACTTCACCTTCCCGTCGAAGGTGGGCTACACGCTCCCTTACGCGTGGGTGGGGAACTCCGGAAAACAGTGCCCCGAGGTTTGCGCTTATCCCTTCGCCGTCCCCGGGTACATGGGCGGCGGCGGACCCGGCCACCTCACGCCGCCGAACGGAGACGTCGGGGTGGACGGCATGGTGAGCGTGATCGGGCACGAGCTGGCGGAGCTCTCGTCGAACCCGCTCGTGAACGCATGGTACGCCGGCGAGGACCCCACCGCGCCCACCGAGATCGGAGATTTGTGCGAGGGCTTGTACGGAACGGGTGGTGGCGGCGGCTATATTGGTTCCGTTATGAAAGACGGCGAAGGGAGAACGTTTAATCTTAACGGTAGGAATGGACGGAAGTTTCTGGTGCAGTGGATTTGGAGCCCCGTTTTGAAGGCCTGTGCTGGTCCCAATGCTTTGGATTGA